A stretch of DNA from Candidatus Cloacimonadota bacterium:
CCAATCCGCGGATTCCACCCACAAAATCGATTCTCTTATCTTTTCGAGGATCTCCAATTCTTAAAATGGGGGAAAGTAGATTTTCCTGCAAGATGGAGACATCGAGAGATTTTACAGGATCGTTTTCGTCGAAAGTTCCTGGTTTTGCTTTCAGATCATACCATATTCCATTGAGATACATTCCAAAATTATGCAAACCTTTTGGATGATAAGGTTCGGTTTTCGAGAATTCTTCGATCTCGAAATTTTCCTGAACCGCTTTTAAAAATTTCTCATTTGAAAGTCCGTTCAAATCTTTTACAATCCTGTTATAATCCATTATATATAATTGGTTATGCGGAAAGATCACTGATAAAAAGTAGTTGTATTCTTCATTTCCTGTGTGATGCGGATTTTTTTCTCTTCTTCTTTGTCCGACAATCGTTCCGGAAGCAGAGCGATGATGACCATCAGCAACATAAAGGAAATCAATTCCGGAAAAGATATTTTTGATATTTTCAATCACTTTATCATCTTCTATTTTCCAGAAAATATGTTTGATTCTATCATCAGCTTCAAAATCGTAAACCGGTTTGGAATTCATAATACTTTCAGCGAGATCATTAAAATCCTGACGAGCCTTATAAGTAAGGAAAACAGGTCCCGTATTAGCATTCAGAGTATCGACATGCTTGATCCTGTCTGCTTCTTTATCTGCTCTGGTGTGCTCATGTTTTTTGATAATATCGTTTTCATAATCTTCGATGGATGCTCCTGCAACCAATCCGACTTGATCGATGTTTCCCATGATCAAACGATAAAGATAAAAACAAGGTTTATCGTCCTGAATGAGGATTCCGTCTTCGAGAAATTTATAAAGATTTTCTTTCCCTTTCTGATAAACTTTATCATCATAAAGATTTATATCTTCCGGCAGATCGACTTCCGGTTTGACGATATGCAGGAAACTGTATGGTTTATCTTCAATCTGTTTTCTTGCTTCTTTGGAATTCAGAACATCATACGGCGGGGAAGCAACATCTTTGATCTTGTCTGCCGCAGGTCTAACACCTTTGAATGGTTTTATTTTTGCCATTATCATTTCTCCTTTTTTTACCTCATCCCAACCTTCTCCTAAAAGGAGAAGGAGATTATGGATTCCATTTTGCTT
This window harbors:
- a CDS encoding DUF1015 domain-containing protein, which translates into the protein MAKIKPFKGVRPAADKIKDVASPPYDVLNSKEARKQIEDKPYSFLHIVKPEVDLPEDINLYDDKVYQKGKENLYKFLEDGILIQDDKPCFYLYRLIMGNIDQVGLVAGASIEDYENDIIKKHEHTRADKEADRIKHVDTLNANTGPVFLTYKARQDFNDLAESIMNSKPVYDFEADDRIKHIFWKIEDDKVIENIKNIFSGIDFLYVADGHHRSASGTIVGQRRREKNPHHTGNEEYNYFLSVIFPHNQLYIMDYNRIVKDLNGLSNEKFLKAVQENFEIEEFSKTEPYHPKGLHNFGMYLNGIWYDLKAKPGTFDENDPVKSLDVSILQENLLSPILRIGDPRKDKRIDFVGGIRGLEELAKRVDNGEAVAFSMFPTSIEQLMAIADAGKVMPPKSTWFEPKLRSGVIVHLLD